GAGCTGGTCCCGTCTCCATAATACCAAATGTACGTGGCATTATAGGCAGATGAATTATTATACAGCGTTACAGTATGATTGCCGCATTTCAGCACATCATTGCTGTAGAAGGAGGCCTTGGGCCGGTAACTCTTTACATGGTTGTTACGGGTCACCTGTGCTTCACATCCGGCGGCGTCTTTTATTTTCAATGTAATGTTATAGAACCGATAATAGGTATCATTGGAATAGTTGTGATGCAGCAATGTATCCCGGGTGGTAACAAAAGCAGGACTACCATCTCCAAAGTTCCAGGTCCATTCTACAATAGGTGTAGATCCATTGGGTTTGGAAGTGTCCTGGAATGCTACGGTAAAATCTTTGAGGCAGCTGGTCAGGGGCGATGCTTCAAAGCCCACCACCGGTCCTTCTACCGTAACAGGCACGGGGTACTGAAAGGAATGTGTGCATCCCAGTTTGTCTTCAATGGTGAGTGTAATATGGAAAACGCCATTGTTGATATAGGTGTGCGAAGTATTGCCATTCAGGTACTTCCCATAATTCCGGAAATAGCTTTTGTTATCGATCATTAAAGGTGTTGTGCCATCTCCAAAATCCCAGGTGTATTTATTGATATTGGAAGAGTCGATGCCAATGGTAGCAAGATTGACGGTTTTGTTGATACAGATATTGAAGATATCTGGTATGAAATCGGCTTTTTCATCGATGATCACAGCACGGAATTGTGCAGTGGAAACGATATTGGTAACAGTGTTACGTCTTGTAAGCGTGACCAGGTATTTTTTTGCGGTGGTTGGAAATGTATGTGTAACGGGATTGAGTGGCGCCGTGGTATACAGGGGCGAGCCGTCGCCAAAATCCCAGCTGATGGGTTGGGAGTCCTGAACGGTGTCAGTAAATGTTACCGTATATTTATCGGCACAGGTTTTTCCCAGCATTACTCCGGCTCCACCGCCACCGCCTCCTCCGCCGCCGGACCCATCATCATCGCAGATATCCGCAACAGTTACGGGTTTGGTGTCGGAACTTACGGTGCATCCCTGTTGTGTAACAATGGTCAGTTTGATATTGAAGGTGCCGGCAGTAGTATAAGTATGCGTGGCATTGTCCACTGAGGTGGTTATGATAGTGCCATCTCCAAAATCCCAGATATAATCCGTTACCGGGTCAACTATATCAGAAAGTCGGGCCGTAGCTTTCACGGGTAAGGGCTTACAACCTTCCGGTGGCGTATAAGTGAAATCGACGCGCGGCTTCACTATTCTAACGGCATTGGACAACTGCTTTGTGGCGGCGCAACCGGTGGCGGGGTCGGTAACGGTAAGGGATACAGTATAAGCGCCGAAACTTGTATAGGTATGCGACGGGCTGGAATTGACGTCATGGGGACTGCCATCGCCAAAGTTCCAGTCGTAGGTTAGTCCTGATGCAGGACTGCTCTGGTCTGTGAACTGAACGGTGAAGGGGGTAGAACATCCCAGTGGCTTGTCGGAGCTGAAGCCGGCAACAGGACCGGGTGTTACGGATATTGTGTGCCAGGCAGTATCATTGCATTGCGGATAATTGAATGCCACCATTGCAATATTGTAAGTGCCCGGTGTAGTGAATGTATGCGAAGTATTCTGGCCATATTGCACGGCTCCATTGTCAGGGAAGAGCCATTTTACAGAATATAGAAAATCAGCTGGTGTTACTGAGCCTGAAAAATTAACGGATGTATTGGCGCAAACAGAGGAAGGGGCTGTAATAGCGGGCTGTGGTTTGCCTACAAATACCCTGCTATTGGAAGGGGTGGTATATGTGCTCACACAATTGGAACCGTTACGCGCCGTGAGTGTTACGGTGAAAGCGCCGGTACTGGTGTAAGTGTGTGTGGGATTGGCATCGGTTGATTTGGGGCTGCCATCGCCAAAATCCCATTCATAGGTGATGACGCCACCGCCGGTAGTGGTATTTACAAAGTTGACGGTGAATGGCGCTGCACAATCCGCATTATCGGGAATGGTGAAGGAGGCATTTACTTTTGGATACACTTTGATATACCGGAGTCTGATAGCCGCTTCGCTTTCACAGTTCCAGTTATTTTTTACAATAAGGGATACATTGTATTCTCCATTTACATTGTAGGTGAAAGAGGGATCGGTTTGTGTGCTTCCGCCTGCGCCAAAGTCCCATAGCCATTCGGTGATGGTTCCGGTTTGTGTAGTGGCAAGACTGGTGAAATTGACCCGGTGAGGAGAACAACCCGTTTCCTCATCGGCAGCAAAATCCGCAACCGGCCTGGGATGTACAATAACAGAGTCCCGTTTTGTTCTGATATCTCCATTGGAAAAGGTAACGGTAAGCGTTACATAGAATTTACCATCTGTGAGATAGTTAGTGCCCACAGTAGCTGCGCCGGCATTGATGATTGTGCCATTGCCGAGATTCCAGTCGCGGCGCGTTACCGTTCCTCCCGAAGACTGATCAGTGAAATTGACGCCGCTTAAAGGGATGCAGCCTTCTTTCTTATTGATGGAAAAGTCAGCAGCGGTTTGGGCATTTGTACTAATGGAAAGCCAGAGCATCAAAATGGTCAAACAACTGTGAATGCGTACACGCTTAAAAATATATGACTGCCAGACTGCTCTCATCTCGGGTTCCGGATTATTTGAACGAAACTATTTGCCTGAAGCCATAAAACTTCCGGCAAAGCAGTAATGATACAATTTTTATTGAATTATCAATTTATTAAATAAGATATTTTCTCCCTGGGTGAGGAATTCACAATAGATGTATTGCTTTTCGCTGATTTGGGTAATATTGTATTTACAAAACAATCAA
This portion of the Pseudobacter ginsenosidimutans genome encodes:
- a CDS encoding PKD domain-containing protein gives rise to the protein MTILMLWLSISTNAQTAADFSINKKEGCIPLSGVNFTDQSSGGTVTRRDWNLGNGTIINAGAATVGTNYLTDGKFYVTLTVTFSNGDIRTKRDSVIVHPRPVADFAADEETGCSPHRVNFTSLATTQTGTITEWLWDFGAGGSTQTDPSFTYNVNGEYNVSLIVKNNWNCESEAAIRLRYIKVYPKVNASFTIPDNADCAAPFTVNFVNTTTGGGVITYEWDFGDGSPKSTDANPTHTYTSTGAFTVTLTARNGSNCVSTYTTPSNSRVFVGKPQPAITAPSSVCANTSVNFSGSVTPADFLYSVKWLFPDNGAVQYGQNTSHTFTTPGTYNIAMVAFNYPQCNDTAWHTISVTPGPVAGFSSDKPLGCSTPFTVQFTDQSSPASGLTYDWNFGDGSPHDVNSSPSHTYTSFGAYTVSLTVTDPATGCAATKQLSNAVRIVKPRVDFTYTPPEGCKPLPVKATARLSDIVDPVTDYIWDFGDGTIITTSVDNATHTYTTAGTFNIKLTIVTQQGCTVSSDTKPVTVADICDDDGSGGGGGGGGGAGVMLGKTCADKYTVTFTDTVQDSQPISWDFGDGSPLYTTAPLNPVTHTFPTTAKKYLVTLTRRNTVTNIVSTAQFRAVIIDEKADFIPDIFNICINKTVNLATIGIDSSNINKYTWDFGDGTTPLMIDNKSYFRNYGKYLNGNTSHTYINNGVFHITLTIEDKLGCTHSFQYPVPVTVEGPVVGFEASPLTSCLKDFTVAFQDTSKPNGSTPIVEWTWNFGDGSPAFVTTRDTLLHHNYSNDTYYRFYNITLKIKDAAGCEAQVTRNNHVKSYRPKASFYSNDVLKCGNHTVTLYNNSSAYNATYIWYYGDGTSSTGYNGSRTYTADGEYDISLVVTDENGCRDSLAKEEYIKLVKPKADFIIGDDSKCAPIALQFFDNSDYANTYEWDFGDGGTGSTDKDPAAHIYAAPGFYQVKLKITGVSGCTDETTKTIRVKGPIGNLTVGAATGCIPFTLPMKVTGSNISSYAWDFGDGTPVQPSTESEVAHVYPLAGTYRPNVILTSPEGCPFTLKAPDPVIVDSAFAKYSIDRPIRCNLDRTVQFTNLSTSAFAPRTYKWLFGDNQESTDEAPVHTYNTPGKYDVTLIVFSRYGCSDTISSQPVVIYKQPEVRIFGDKEKCAKAQVDYRADVISEDAITDYTWKIDQSVVSRQDRFDHRFNTAGTYRLSLTVNTQYGCEETAEEPITIRPLPVPAASPKNTTICIGSPVSLQAHDGDRFSWWPNQWMSGANTDHPQVSPQQDMRYYVKVTNQYGCEELDSVDVHVDEKVNLQHSKDVIICKGERTRLSASGNTPDFVWTPALGLNNPNIASPVASPQQTTTYEVTGISHNTCPSETGRIKVTVGEIPTVDLGPDLTVEAGKSVTLQPVLSNDVVYYNWQPATGLSCINCATPRFIADKDITYRLTVRTQYQCEASDAINIKVACGKGAVYIPNAFTPNHDGKNDRFNIRGFGIQKVKSFRIYNRWGQLVFNRENFLPNDSNAGWDGRFNGQIAEGGTYVYITEVICNEGKPLVLKGTVILIR